Genomic segment of Candidatus Chlorohelix allophototropha:
GCATATAATCCGGCAGCAGTTCGCCCAAACTAGCCCGCAATTTGGGCAACCATTCGCGCAGCAATTTTGGCTGAATCGGTGAGTTAGCAAACTTTTCCAATAGAGTGACCGAAACAGGGCGTTGTTGCCCCTTAACCGAGCGTGTTGAGTAAGATTCTGGCTCAAAAAATACCGCGTCAAAACAATCCGGTTTTTCTGACCAGCTTAACAAAACCGGGCGTGAAAATTCTTTGCCGATAGAGAGTACATGTTCAGGGTCAACCCCTTTCTTTTCAGCCTGTGCTAATTGTTTTCGCAAGTTCTCTATTGTTTCAGATTCGCTAGAGTATTTCAGCATAGTTGTCAGGCGATAATCCGCTAGTACCCTGCCATTGGGAATATGGTTAAAGCCGATTGCCTCTTTTGCTTGTGCCAATAAAGAGCGCAGATTATCCGAGGTTAGGTGTTCATCCGTCCAGTTATGCCATGTTAAGACGGTTTCTAGTATAGGCTCACCGTTGACACGAAGGAATACGTCATAGCGAAACTTGTTAAGCTCGTTCTGAAAATAACCTTTCTTCAAACTAATCTCAACCCCGCTCAGTTCGGGGATGTATTGGGGAAGGGCATAGAAAAAGGAAGGTTCAAGAATAAGCTCGCTTTCCCGCTCTAATTGTTGTTTAACCAGTTGTGCTAGTTGTTCCAGTCGCAGGTCTGGTTGAGCTTTTTGCAATTGAACTGAGGCGTGAAATGCTTCCAACAAAGCTAGATTGCGCACATCGCCTATCAGTATATACCCACCATTTTTTACCAAGCGGGTCGTTTTTTGCAGAACTTGTAGCAGATAATCCACGCCGGGAAAATACTGAATAACCGAGTTCAGAATTACCAAATCGAAGTGTTGTGCTGGCAAATCTTCTAAATCTTCGGCGGCACGTTCCAGCAATTTAACTCGTTCCGGTTTAATATCCGTACTTGCCAGCGCTTTGCGGGTGTACCCCAAAATTTCCGATGAAAAATCAGTACCCCAATATTCTTCACAATGTGGCGCAATCGGTAATAATAATAAACCCGTACCGCAACCTATTTCCAGCACCCGTGAGGGCTTTAATTCCAACACGTTTTGAACAATATAGTTCACCTGTTCGTGGATTTCTTCTTCCGGCATCGGCTCTCCGGTATAGCTACTGTTCCAACCGAAAGGATTGAAAGTTGCATCCGCTCTGACTTCAATCTGGCGGTGCGTTTCATTAAAGACCTGTTTCCATTCTTCCAGTTGTTGGGCATAAAGCGACTGAGCATATTTCGCCAAATACTCACGTTCTGCCAGCATGTAAGCGATTAGACGCAATTCACCAAGTTGGTCAGGTTGTGGTAAAACCAACGCAGTATCTATACCGGGCAATTGGCGTAATGCCTGCTCGATTTCACCCAACTCCACCCGATAGCCCCGCATTTTGATTTGGTTATCCAACCTACCCAGAAATTCTACCGCTCCATCCGGCAAGAATCGGGCAAGGTCTCCGGTTCGGTACATGCGTGAACCTAATTCAGGGTTGTAAGAATCTGGCAGGAACTTTTCAGCGGTTGCAGCAGGTTGGTTCAGATAACCTCTTGCCACCCCTGCCCCTCCGATAAATACCTCACCGGGTAGACCAATCGGGACAACTCTAAATTGTGAATCAAGTATATAAACTCGCAGATTATCAATTGGTCGTCCTAACGGTGGCGTGGCAGCGTAAGGAATTCCGTCAGATTTTTCAAATCGATAGGTTAACACCCCAACGGTGGTTTCAGTAGGACCATAGTGATTTATCACGGTACATTCAGGTTTGAGCGTTTGCAATTGACGGCAAAATTCCCAATTCCAGCTTTCGCCTCCCAATATCAGGTAACGTGCTGGAAGTAAGTTTGCAGGATTGCCCATTTTTAGCAAAGTTATGAGATGAGACGGCACAATTTTCAGGCAATCTATCTGGTTGTGTTGAAAGTAACCCGCCAAGGCAGCCGAGTCAAACATCAAATCCCACGAAATGATATGCAGGCAACCGCCTCCGCAAAGTGACGGGAAAATCACAGTGTTTCCCAAGTCGGCAGCGATAGTTGAAACGGTGGCATAATTCGCGCCTGCTGGCAAAGCAAGCTGTTTCTGGATACTTAGACAATAATTCAAAAGCTGGCGATGCTCTACCACCACCCCTTTGGGCTTTCCGGTTGAACCGGAAGTGTAAATTACATAAGCCGCATTTTCCGGCAGCACCTCATAAACCGGGTTCTCGGCATCCTCCATTTCCCAGAGTTTGTGCTGTGTATCTAGACAAACAAGCTTTCGGTTATCAAATCCAAGATTCTCAGCTAAGGTTTGTTGGGTTAATACCAGCGTAACCCCGGTATTATCAAGCATGTAATTTATCCGGTCAGGTGGAAAACGCGGGTCGAGTGGTAGGTAAGTTCCTCCAGCTTTTAGTATAGCCAGCAATCCCACTATCATCTCTGTCGAACGTTCCACACAAATACCCACAACGGTTTCTTGACCAACCCCCAAACGGCGTAAATATCGCGCCAATTTGTTAACGCGCCTATTTAGCTGGCTATAGGTGAGCCGTTCGCTCTCAAAGACGGTTGCAAATGACTGGGGGGCTTGTAGAACTTGCGCTTCAAATAAAGCAATGATACTGCTTTCGGATGAAAAGCTGGTTTTTGTTTCATTCCATTCTAAGGTGATGCGTTTACATTCGGTGTCGCTAATAAGCTCTAACTCACTCAGCGGTAACTCCGGCGATTCTACAATATTTGCCAGCAGGGTATTAAACTGTGCTGCTATTCTGGCTATTTCGGCGGCTTCAAAATCAGACGAATTATAATGCCATTGCAGCATTACCCTATTATTTTGCACTACACACTGAAGTTTGAGCTTAAATTTAGCAATATAACTATGCCCTGAAAAATCGCTAAAAGCCTGTTCCCGTAAGTCAGGTACTTCCTCAAAAGAGAAAATAAAAGGAATTTGCGCTGTTTCATCGGTAAATTGTTCAGGGCTAAAATATTCTTGCCAACGTATACACTGCTTCACCTGTTCAGAAATATCTTTGCAGCGCACCCTAAAAGGTGTCGTAGCCTGAAAGACATCTTTGATGGGAATTGTCCGGGCTACCAGCCCAACTAAAGGTTCTAATTCATCATAAACTCGCCCATTATATTCATAACCGCTAACGCCTTGCTCACTCTGGGTTAAGCGTCCTAATAGCGTTTGCCAAGCAGTAAATAGCAAATCCGAGAGGGATAAGCTGGATAAGTGGGCTAACTCAGCAATTTTTGTTGCCAACTCTTGCGCCAACTCAGCAGAAAGGCATGCAGACTCAAAATTAATTTGCTCAGGCTGGTTAAATTCCAAAGGAAGCTTTGCTTTAACAGGCGATTCGGTAAATTGTTTCTTCCAAAAATTATCGGCTTCTTCTTTTTCAGGCTCTTCTAGTAAGGCGTTTTGCCACTCTGAAAACTGCACATACTGAATCGTTTCTTCAGGAGCGGATTGGTTTCTCGCAATAGTCTCATAATGCTGCGCAATTTCTTCAAAAATATTCCATAAAGAACGATAATCTGCACATAGGGCGGGGAGGGTTACAAGCAAGCTAAAAGCTTCCGGGTTCAGTTGTACCAGCACAAAACGGCATAAAGTACCATTTTCCAGATCGAAAGAAGCGTTCTTCTCTGTATCACAAAGCTTTGTAAGCGCAACGTTTTGG
This window contains:
- a CDS encoding amino acid adenylation domain-containing protein is translated as MKNEPTRGYLLSPQQRYLWALQKNKRIFTAQGIVRWESRIDPDILIKALDLLVAQHEILRTVFRPVPELRLPVQVILPNLAPLFRLEDFTALSLENQNVALTKLCDTEKNASFDLENGTLCRFVLVQLNPEAFSLLVTLPALCADYRSLWNIFEEIAQHYETIARNQSAPEETIQYVQFSEWQNALLEEPEKEEADNFWKKQFTESPVKAKLPLEFNQPEQINFESACLSAELAQELATKIAELAHLSSLSLSDLLFTAWQTLLGRLTQSEQGVSGYEYNGRVYDELEPLVGLVARTIPIKDVFQATTPFRVRCKDISEQVKQCIRWQEYFSPEQFTDETAQIPFIFSFEEVPDLREQAFSDFSGHSYIAKFKLKLQCVVQNNRVMLQWHYNSSDFEAAEIARIAAQFNTLLANIVESPELPLSELELISDTECKRITLEWNETKTSFSSESSIIALFEAQVLQAPQSFATVFESERLTYSQLNRRVNKLARYLRRLGVGQETVVGICVERSTEMIVGLLAILKAGGTYLPLDPRFPPDRINYMLDNTGVTLVLTQQTLAENLGFDNRKLVCLDTQHKLWEMEDAENPVYEVLPENAAYVIYTSGSTGKPKGVVVEHRQLLNYCLSIQKQLALPAGANYATVSTIAADLGNTVIFPSLCGGGCLHIISWDLMFDSAALAGYFQHNQIDCLKIVPSHLITLLKMGNPANLLPARYLILGGESWNWEFCRQLQTLKPECTVINHYGPTETTVGVLTYRFEKSDGIPYAATPPLGRPIDNLRVYILDSQFRVVPIGLPGEVFIGGAGVARGYLNQPAATAEKFLPDSYNPELGSRMYRTGDLARFLPDGAVEFLGRLDNQIKMRGYRVELGEIEQALRQLPGIDTALVLPQPDQLGELRLIAYMLAEREYLAKYAQSLYAQQLEEWKQVFNETHRQIEVRADATFNPFGWNSSYTGEPMPEEEIHEQVNYIVQNVLELKPSRVLEIGCGTGLLLLPIAPHCEEYWGTDFSSEILGYTRKALASTDIKPERVKLLERAAEDLEDLPAQHFDLVILNSVIQYFPGVDYLLQVLQKTTRLVKNGGYILIGDVRNLALLEAFHASVQLQKAQPDLRLEQLAQLVKQQLERESELILEPSFFYALPQYIPELSGVEISLKKGYFQNELNKFRYDVFLRVNGEPILETVLTWHNWTDEHLTSDNLRSLLAQAKEAIGFNHIPNGRVLADYRLTTMLKYSSESETIENLRKQLAQAEKKGVDPEHVLSIGKEFSRPVLLSWSEKPDCFDAVFFEPESYSTRSVKGQQRPVSVTLLEKFANSPIQPKLLREWLPKLRASLGELLPDYMLPSNYVLLREFPLTQNGKIDYEALPEPDLSRPESERPFVAPRNAVEEVVASIWSEILRFERIGVNDNFFELGGHSLLATQVVSRLGSIFQVRMPLRSFFEMPTVAGIARSLLTMEQSSGQIQKIAEIWQRINKMSGEEVQELLQQYTVPDK